The Thiothrix subterranea genome has a segment encoding these proteins:
- a CDS encoding GTP-binding protein, which yields MTDAVDVRIPITLLTGFLGSGKTTVLNNLLKPSFWERLLRVPPLTAVIMNEFGSIGLDHQLVDNTQGTMALLSGGCVCCEIQGSLVPTLKNLWMGRRDGKIPPTNALSSKPPALPTPPRSSKPYYVPTG from the coding sequence ATGACTGACGCGGTGGATGTCCGTATCCCGATCACCCTGCTCACCGGCTTTTTGGGCAGCGGCAAAACCACGGTACTCAATAATCTGCTTAAGCCCTCGTTCTGGGAACGCCTACTACGTGTGCCGCCCTTGACCGCTGTGATCATGAACGAATTCGGCAGCATCGGGCTGGATCACCAACTCGTCGATAACACCCAAGGCACGATGGCACTGCTTTCCGGCGGCTGCGTTTGCTGCGAAATCCAGGGTTCACTCGTCCCCACCCTGAAAAACCTGTGGATGGGGCGGCGCGACGGCAAAATCCCCCCTACGAACGCATTATCATCGAAACCACCGGCATTGCCGACCCCACCCCGATCCTCGAAACCTTACTACGTTCCGACTGGGTAG
- a CDS encoding CobW family GTP-binding protein yields MDGAARRQNPPYERIIIETTGIADPTPILETLLRSDWVAKRHYLDGVVTTVDAVFGNGQLDQHFEAVRQVAGADRLLLTKTDLADAATIQQLETRLATLNPAAPIVHVQHGDVDPDHVFKLRAYHQSEPVKAKQWLAAENFRVVSASLSLKQPSILNPSTPTHGGTDGRIRSFSLQFDQPLPWAGVSEALDTLVEFCSARLLRMKAIVNVQEYPGRPIVLHAVQHLFYPSVELPAWPDADQRSRFVFITADLDEAFVSNLLTSFTQTVNQPIPHSGE; encoded by the coding sequence GTGGATGGGGCGGCGCGACGGCAAAATCCCCCCTACGAACGCATTATCATCGAAACCACCGGCATTGCCGACCCCACCCCGATCCTCGAAACCTTACTACGTTCCGACTGGGTAGCCAAACGCCATTATCTGGATGGGGTTGTGACCACGGTGGATGCGGTATTCGGCAACGGACAGCTCGACCAACACTTTGAAGCGGTGCGCCAAGTCGCGGGTGCTGACCGTTTGCTGCTGACCAAAACCGACCTTGCCGACGCTGCCACGATCCAACAGCTCGAAACGCGACTGGCAACGCTCAACCCCGCTGCCCCCATTGTGCATGTCCAGCACGGTGATGTTGACCCCGACCATGTGTTCAAACTCCGTGCTTACCACCAGTCCGAACCCGTCAAAGCCAAGCAATGGCTTGCGGCGGAAAACTTCCGCGTCGTCAGTGCGAGTTTGTCACTCAAACAGCCCAGCATTCTCAACCCCAGCACCCCCACGCACGGCGGCACGGACGGGCGCATCCGCAGCTTTTCCCTGCAATTCGACCAGCCTTTGCCGTGGGCAGGTGTCTCCGAAGCACTCGACACGCTGGTGGAATTTTGCAGCGCACGCCTGTTACGCATGAAAGCCATCGTCAACGTGCAAGAATACCCCGGTCGCCCCATCGTCCTACACGCCGTGCAGCACCTGTTTTACCCCTCGGTGGAACTTCCCGCATGGCCTGACGCTGACCAGCGCAGCCGTTTTGTGTTCATCACCGCCGACCTCGACGAAGCGTTTGTCAGCAACTTGCTGACCTCGTTTACCCAAACCGTGAACCAACCAATACCCCATTCTGGAGAATAA